From the Pseudomonas lalucatii genome, the window CTGACGATTTCCTCGTCGTCGACGGCGATCTCGACCACGTGGTCGATGCTCACGCCGGCGTCCTTCAGGGCTTCGGCCTGGGGAATGGTGCGCGGGAAACCGTCGAAGAGGAAGCCGTTGGCACAGTCCGCCTGGGCGATGCGCTCCTTGACCAGGTTGATGATCAGATCGTCGGAGACCAGGCCGCCGGCATCCATGACGCTCTTGGCCTTCAGGCCCAGCTCGGTGCCGGCCTTGACCGCGGCGCGCAGCATGTCGCCGGTGGAGATTTGCGGAATGCCGAACTTCTTGGTGATGAAGCCAGCCTGGGTACCTTTACCGGCACCGGGCGCCCCCAGCAGAATCACGCGCATCGATGTGCTCCTCAAGATTTAAATAGAAATCGTCGGACTCGCCTCGTGGGGCCAATCTCAGAATGGTTTCGGCAGCACTGCGCACGGGTGCCTGACTGCCAGAAGGCCGATCAAGATACACAGCGCACCCCCGGCGCACAAGCCGCCGAAAGTCGCAGGCGGCGGCCTGGCCGAGGGGCGCCGAAGAGCGCCTGAGACGCCCCCTGCAAGCCCCTGCCGGGGCCCGCACAGAGGGCTTCGGCGGGCGTCTCAGCCGGTGTTGCGCAAGCCCGCGGCGATCCCCGCGACGCTGACCAGCAAGGCCTGCTCCAGAGGGCTGTCGGCCTCATTCTGACGCTGCCTGGCGCGGGCCAGCAGCTCGGCCTGCAGCAGGTGCAAGGGGTCCAGATAGGTGTTGCGCACGCTGAGGAATTCCAGGGTCTCGGGGCTGTGCGCCAGCAGGTGCGACTGCCCGGTCAAGCCCAGCACCGCGGCCACCGCCTGCGACAATAGGTCGCGCAAATGCTCACCCAGGGGTCGCAAATCCGATTGCACGAGCCGCTCGTCGTAGAGTCGGGCGATCGCCGCATCGGCCTTGGCCAGGACCATCTCCAGCATGTCGATGCGGGTGCGGAAGAACGGCCAGTGCTCGCGCATCTGCCCGAGCAGCTCGCCCTCCCCGCGTTTCAGGGCATTGGCCAGGGCGTATTCCCAGCCGAGCCAGGCCGGCAGCATCAGGCGGGTCTGGGTCCAGGCGAAGATCCAGGGAATCGCCCGCAGGCTCTCCACCCCGCCCTCGCGGCGCTTGGCCGGCCGGCTGCCCAGCGGCAGGCGGCCGAGCTCCTGCTCCGGGGTGGCCTGGCGGAAGTAGTCGACGAACTGCGGGTGCTCGCGCACCACGCCGCGGTAGGCGCTGACGCCGTCGGCGGCCAGCCGGTCCATCAGTTCGCGCCAGGCCGGCTGCGGGGTCGGCGGCGGCAGCCGGGTGGCCTCCAGCACGGCGGCCAGGTAGAGGTTGAGGTTCTGCTCGGCGATGTCCGGCAGGCCGAACTTGAAGCGGATCATCTCGCCCTGCTCGGTGGTGCGGAAGCGCCCCGCCACCGAGCCCGGCGGCTGCGACAGGATCGCCGCGTGGGCCGGGCCGCCGCCGCGGCCGACCGTGCCGCCGCGGCCGTGGAACAACAGCAGCTCGACGCCGTGGGCGGCGCAGACCTGCACCAGGGCTTCCTGGGCGCGGTACTGCGCCCAGGCCGCCGCGGTGGTGCCGGCATCCTTGGCCGAGTCGGAGTAGCCGATCATCACCTCCTGGGGACCCTGCAGGCGCGCGCGGTAGTCCTCCAGGCCGAGCAGGCGGTCGATCACCGGCCCGGCGTTGTCGAGGTCGGCGAGGGTCTCGAACAAGGGCACCACGCGCATCGGCCGCAACAGCCCGCCCTCCTTGAGCAGCAACTGCACCGCCAGCACGTCGGAAGGCGCGCCGGCCATGGAGATCACGTAGGAGCCCAGGGAGGCCGCCGGCGCCGCCGCCACCTCGCGGCAGGTGGCGAGCACCTCGGCGGTCTCGGCACTGGGCTCGAAGTGCGCCGGCAGCAGCGGCCGGCGGTTGTCCAGCTCGCCCAGCAGGAACGCCTGGCGCGCCTCTTCGTCCCACTCGGCGTAGCGCCCCAGGCCCAGGTAGTCGGTGATCTCGTCCAGCGCCGCGACATGCCGGCTGGCGTCCTGGCGCACGTCCAGGCGCACCAGGAACAGGCCGAAGGTCACCGCGCGGCGCAGGCAGTCGAGCAAGGGACCGTCGGCGATCACGGCCATGCCACAGGCGTGCAGGGAGCGGTAGCACAGCGTCAAGGGCTCGAGCAGCTCGTCGTTGTGCTGCAGCACCGCGGCAGAGGGCGCCAGCGGCCCCTGCAGGGCATCGTGGGCCCAGGCCCGGGTCGCCCGCAGGCGTTCGCGCAGCTGCTTGAGCAGGCTGCGATAGGGTTCGGCGCTGTCGCCGACCCGTGCGCGCAACTCCTCGCTGGCCTGCTGCATGGACAGCTCGGCCGCCAGCTGATCGATATCCCGCAGGTACAGGTCGGCGGCCATCCAGCGCGCCAGCAGCAGCACCTCGCGGGTCACCGGCGCGGTGACATTGGGATTGCCGTCGCGATCGCCGCCCATCCAGGAGGCGAAGCGTATCGGCGCGGCGTCCAGCGGCAGGCGCGCGCCGGTGGCCGCGTGCAGCGCATGGTCGGCCTGGCGCAGGAAGTTCGGCAGCGCCTGCCACAGCGAATGCTCGATCACCGCGAAGCCCCACTTGGCCTCGTCCACCGGGCTCGGCCGGCTGCGGCGAATCTCCTCGGTATGCCAGGCCTCGGCGATCAGCCGCTGCAGGCGCTGGGCCACCTGCTCGCGCTCGGCGGCGGACAGGTCGCTGTGGTCCTGGGCCGCCAGCTGCGCGGCGATGGCATCGTACTTCTGGATCAGGGTGCGCCGTGCCACCTCGGTCGGGTGGGCGGTCAGCACCAGCTCGATCTCCAGGCCGCCGAGCTGGCGCGCCAGCGCCGCGGGTTCGTGGCCACCGGCCTGCAGGCGCTGCAACAGCTCGGGCAGCACCCGCGACTCGAAGGGCTCGGGCTCGTCGCTGCCCCGCCGCCGCACCCGGTGGTACTGCTCGGCGATATTGGCCAGGTTGAGGAACTGGTTGAAGGCCCGCGCCACCGGCAGCAGCTCGTCGTCGTCGAGCCCGTCGAGGCTCTCGCTGAGCTGCTCGGCGCCGGCGGCCGAGCCACGCCGCGCCGCCTTGGCGCCCTTGCGGATGCGCTCGATCTTGCCCAGGAAGGCAGCGCCCAGCTGTGCGCTGATGGTGTTGCCCAGCAGCTCGCCGAGCTGGTGCACGTCCTCGCGCAGGCGCGCGTCGATTTCCGTCATGATCCTTCCTCCTCCGGGAATTGCACCAAGAGTGCCCAGCGCGGCAACTTCTTACAAGCGCGCGACAGCGGCGCCCCCCTGTCGGCCGCGAGCGGTCTAGTCTAGAGGTAGGGCGAGCCCGAAACGACTTGCTCCCGTCACTGGATTGCACAACCGCCTAGCCACACTAGGCAAGGGACGAGGTAGTTATGAAAATCCGCGAACTTGTCCATCACTGGGAACAGAACTCGAAGGGCCGCCTGACCCGCAACACCTATCAGATCCATCTCGACCTGGAGGCGGCTGCGCGCCTGGCGGCGCTGACCGAGATGTACCCCAAGCACCATACCGAAGAACTGCTGGGCGAGCTGATCGGCGCGGCGCTGGAGGAGCTGGAGGCCAGCCTGCCATACGTCAAGGGCAGCCAGGT encodes:
- the adk gene encoding adenylate kinase; amino-acid sequence: MRVILLGAPGAGKGTQAGFITKKFGIPQISTGDMLRAAVKAGTELGLKAKSVMDAGGLVSDDLIINLVKERIAQADCANGFLFDGFPRTIPQAEALKDAGVSIDHVVEIAVDDEEIVSRIAGRRVHPASGRVYHTEHNPPKVAGIDDESGEELIQRDDDKEETVRHRLSVYHSQTKPLVSFYQQLAAAEGTPKYSAVAGVGSVDEITAKVLAALS
- the ppc gene encoding phosphoenolpyruvate carboxylase translates to MTEIDARLREDVHQLGELLGNTISAQLGAAFLGKIERIRKGAKAARRGSAAGAEQLSESLDGLDDDELLPVARAFNQFLNLANIAEQYHRVRRRGSDEPEPFESRVLPELLQRLQAGGHEPAALARQLGGLEIELVLTAHPTEVARRTLIQKYDAIAAQLAAQDHSDLSAAEREQVAQRLQRLIAEAWHTEEIRRSRPSPVDEAKWGFAVIEHSLWQALPNFLRQADHALHAATGARLPLDAAPIRFASWMGGDRDGNPNVTAPVTREVLLLARWMAADLYLRDIDQLAAELSMQQASEELRARVGDSAEPYRSLLKQLRERLRATRAWAHDALQGPLAPSAAVLQHNDELLEPLTLCYRSLHACGMAVIADGPLLDCLRRAVTFGLFLVRLDVRQDASRHVAALDEITDYLGLGRYAEWDEEARQAFLLGELDNRRPLLPAHFEPSAETAEVLATCREVAAAPAASLGSYVISMAGAPSDVLAVQLLLKEGGLLRPMRVVPLFETLADLDNAGPVIDRLLGLEDYRARLQGPQEVMIGYSDSAKDAGTTAAAWAQYRAQEALVQVCAAHGVELLLFHGRGGTVGRGGGPAHAAILSQPPGSVAGRFRTTEQGEMIRFKFGLPDIAEQNLNLYLAAVLEATRLPPPTPQPAWRELMDRLAADGVSAYRGVVREHPQFVDYFRQATPEQELGRLPLGSRPAKRREGGVESLRAIPWIFAWTQTRLMLPAWLGWEYALANALKRGEGELLGQMREHWPFFRTRIDMLEMVLAKADAAIARLYDERLVQSDLRPLGEHLRDLLSQAVAAVLGLTGQSHLLAHSPETLEFLSVRNTYLDPLHLLQAELLARARQRQNEADSPLEQALLVSVAGIAAGLRNTG
- a CDS encoding pilin assembly protein, encoding MKIRELVHHWEQNSKGRLTRNTYQIHLDLEAAARLAALTEMYPKHHTEELLGELIGAALEELEASLPYVKGSQVVATDEQGDPLYEDIGPTPRFLALSRKYLRELQQQQGSAEH